The Gordonia mangrovi genome includes the window GATCGGTTTTGTCAGCGCCCCAATCACTCTCATCGTCCCGCTGTGGCTGAGCGATCAGCACGCGTCGGGGCAGTACGGGTATGCGATGGCGATCGAGGCGGTCGGCGCACTGACCGCGACGCTGCTGTTCACGAGGGGGGTACGAATTCCTGCCACGCTGGGGATGCCAGTGCTCGTCCTGCAGGGGGCGGTACTGCTCGTCGTGATCTGTGGCGCCCCGACGATCCTGATCTATCCCGCGTATTTCGTTCTCGGACTGGCGATGGGCATATTCGGCACATTGTGGATCTCAGCCCTGCAGGCAACCGTCCCGGCCGAGCTGCTCGGCCGAGTCCTTTCGATAGACGCGCTCGGAAACAGCGCTTTCTCGCTCGTCGGCATCCTCATCACCGGCCTGGCGCTCGGGTATCTCTCGTTCGGGGAGGTGTCGACCGCATCCCTTGCCGTTTTGATCGCCTCCGTCGTGCTTGCTGCTCTCGTGCCCGGGGTCCTGACGTTGGGCCGTCAGCACCGGGAGCACAACATCGAACCATGACCCGCCGCACGAGAAGTGAAGTAGCCACCGATCTGCAGCAGCGGAGGACAGGTCGGTTCCCTCGACGTCGGCACGATGCTCACGCCGGCCTTGACCAGGTAACGACACCCGATCCCGTGCGGTCTCCTGGCATCTCAGACGACCCCATACCCAAGCCGCTTCGCCGCACCCGCGATGCGGACGGCGAACTCCGGGTGAGTCAGCGGCAAGGACAGTTGCGGGCGGCCGGGCATGGCAGTCGCGGCCGGGGTGAACAAGGCCAGGCACGGCGTACCGGCGAATCGGCTGTTGTATCGCAGGCCGTCGATGTCGGGGTGGGCCTCGACGATGTGGCGGGCCCATCGTTGGGTGATGTCGTGGCGTCCGGTGGATAGGGCGTAGGTGCCGCCGGCGCGGGTGGCCCAGGCACCTGAGCTGTCGGTCGCGATGTCGATGACGGTGATCGGGCGGCTGAACGACAGGCCGGTGAGGTAAGGGCGCCCGCGGTCTATCGTGCGGTCGATTTGGAAGGCCTCGGCCAGCGCGGCATCCGGAGTCTCGGCGCCGTACCAGACACCCCGCCCGTCAGGGTCCTCACCACGCGGCAGATGGTGGGGGTCGAACCGCAGCACCGGCCCATAGGTGCGCAGCGCGTTCCATGCCAGCACATGGTCGCCGACGGTGCGGTGCACACGCCACCACACCTCGTCGACTCCGACGACCCGGACCTCGTCGTCCCGCAACCCCAGGGCCCGGAGATCGCCCAGCTCGGGCGGGGCGGGCAGCATCGGGTCCGAAACCACTACGAGGCTGTCCAGTCGGCGATCTCGAGCAACTCGAGGACCGCCTGGACGGATTCGCCGTGCAACAGCCACTGCCTGACCGACCGGGGCTGTCCACCGATGAGCAGTTGCGGCTGCGGCGACTCCAGGAACCCCGCGACCGCGGTGGGATGCAGCCCACGGGACAGCAACTGCGGCAGCACCTGATCCAACCCACGAACGTGCTTGAGCTTGTCCGGCTCGATGTGCTCAAACTGCAGCACCGGGAACACCCACGACCGGCCGTCGTGAATTGCCCACAATGTGTGCGCGAGTCGACGTTGACGCACCCGCGAGTCGGAGACCTGTAGC containing:
- a CDS encoding RES family NAD+ phosphorylase translates to MLPAPPELGDLRALGLRDDEVRVVGVDEVWWRVHRTVGDHVLAWNALRTYGPVLRFDPHHLPRGEDPDGRGVWYGAETPDAALAEAFQIDRTIDRGRPYLTGLSFSRPITVIDIATDSSGAWATRAGGTYALSTGRHDITQRWARHIVEAHPDIDGLRYNSRFAGTPCLALFTPAATAMPGRPQLSLPLTHPEFAVRIAGAAKRLGYGVV
- a CDS encoding DNA-binding protein, which produces MSTADDDLDHLLRDRFDLDRETLVAALRTLPAQRPGAARLTEGEARLLDAAGFTENPDDYAQIAADVTAHMARLYSTALSASEVAKGLQVSDSRVRQRRLAHTLWAIHDGRSWVFPVLQFEHIEPDKLKHVRGLDQVLPQLLSRGLHPTAVAGFLESPQPQLLIGGQPRSVRQWLLHGESVQAVLELLEIADWTAS